The following proteins are co-located in the Polystyrenella longa genome:
- a CDS encoding TetR/AcrR family transcriptional regulator, with translation MRKSERTRQAILDAALKFLWTHPFRDLTVAELMSLAGTSRSAFYQYFEDLHGLMEALLHAIEEDIFDVATPWLQGEGDPLPLLEQSLESLVRVCYQQGPILRAVSDAAPMDERLEKAWADFLKDFDHAVTQRIEQHQDAGLIQPFDARSVAMALNRMNAYLLIHHFGRRPRGNRESVQEAILRVWTSTLYGDQLKADFEIRRRIHEIEG, from the coding sequence TTGCGGAAGTCCGAACGAACCCGGCAGGCGATCCTCGATGCTGCGCTAAAATTTCTTTGGACGCATCCGTTCCGCGACTTGACGGTTGCCGAGTTGATGTCGCTTGCCGGCACGAGCCGGTCGGCGTTCTATCAGTACTTTGAGGACTTGCACGGCTTGATGGAGGCGCTTCTCCACGCCATCGAAGAAGACATTTTTGATGTCGCCACACCTTGGTTGCAGGGTGAGGGTGATCCGCTCCCGCTTCTCGAACAATCGTTGGAAAGCTTGGTGCGTGTCTGCTATCAGCAGGGCCCGATTTTGAGGGCTGTTTCTGACGCTGCCCCGATGGATGAACGGTTGGAAAAAGCGTGGGCTGATTTCCTTAAGGACTTCGACCACGCGGTGACTCAGCGAATCGAACAGCATCAGGACGCGGGGCTGATCCAGCCATTTGACGCACGTTCGGTCGCCATGGCACTCAACCGCATGAATGCCTATTTGCTAATTCACCACTTTGGACGGCGCCCGCGGGGAAACCGGGAATCGGTTCAGGAAGCAATCCTTCGAGTGTGGACCTCAACGCTGTACGGCGATCAACTCAAGGCCGACTTCGAAATCCGTCGCAGAATTCATGAGATAGAAGGCTAG
- a CDS encoding DUF1254 domain-containing protein gives MKMKSLTVLALTVLAAVRMAASVQADDAGENKNLFKSPGAKQTAKDFKPAPAEIKTNFGILQFEGGSFPTEASTQKIYDEMDRQRATQAYMDFYPSLSLYSIVKSQIRDFGFKSASDVGVMADFMTPTENYLTGNNVTVYAFASIDLKVDGPTVVEIPPGMYGNANDAAFKYLTDFGPTGPDKGKGGKYLFLPPGFKGEAPKSYFVFRSPGYRIWAMMRGFGEVGNGDQAVKWFKDRLKVYPLATGPRAHTAVNCSGMGANTLPPEDGSVFTMLNEIIQYEPTELFDKELLGRLATLGIEKGKPFKPDQRMQGIFDTAAKQGVAMSRAIVYASRDPEINYWPNRHWEKMFIRNTKFVDDGHNDIDARTLWHYQAICVSPNLLSTTAGVGTSYLTAFRDKEGAYLLGDKNYRLRVPANPPVKRFWAVTAYDPISRSLLGSGGNINVGSTGKPEVNADGSVDIYFGPKMPEGKNNWIKTDPDKGFFVVFRFYGPMEGYIEKTWVLNDFELLK, from the coding sequence ATGAAAATGAAATCACTCACCGTCCTCGCTCTGACCGTCCTCGCGGCGGTTCGTATGGCAGCGTCGGTGCAGGCTGACGATGCTGGAGAAAACAAAAACCTCTTCAAGAGCCCCGGAGCGAAACAGACCGCGAAGGACTTCAAACCGGCGCCCGCCGAGATCAAAACCAACTTCGGCATATTGCAGTTCGAAGGGGGTTCGTTTCCGACAGAAGCTTCGACGCAAAAAATCTACGATGAGATGGATCGGCAGCGTGCCACCCAAGCTTATATGGATTTCTATCCGTCGCTTTCACTCTACAGCATCGTCAAGTCGCAGATTCGCGACTTCGGGTTCAAGTCCGCTTCGGACGTCGGCGTCATGGCCGATTTCATGACTCCAACTGAGAACTACCTGACCGGTAACAATGTCACTGTGTATGCCTTCGCCTCCATCGACTTGAAAGTCGACGGCCCCACCGTGGTGGAGATCCCGCCGGGAATGTATGGCAATGCCAACGATGCCGCTTTCAAATACCTCACCGACTTCGGACCCACCGGACCGGACAAGGGCAAGGGCGGCAAGTATCTCTTCCTGCCTCCAGGTTTCAAAGGCGAAGCTCCGAAAAGCTATTTTGTGTTCCGCTCACCGGGCTACCGGATCTGGGCGATGATGCGTGGCTTCGGCGAAGTTGGCAATGGCGATCAGGCCGTGAAATGGTTCAAGGATCGTCTCAAGGTTTACCCCTTGGCCACGGGACCCCGCGCACATACCGCCGTTAACTGCTCCGGAATGGGTGCCAATACTCTGCCTCCCGAAGATGGTTCCGTGTTCACGATGTTGAACGAGATCATCCAGTATGAGCCGACCGAGTTGTTCGACAAAGAATTGCTGGGACGACTGGCGACGTTGGGGATCGAAAAGGGCAAGCCCTTCAAACCGGACCAGCGGATGCAAGGCATCTTCGACACGGCAGCCAAGCAAGGCGTCGCCATGTCGCGGGCAATCGTCTACGCATCGCGCGATCCGGAGATCAACTATTGGCCGAATCGGCATTGGGAAAAGATGTTCATTCGCAATACCAAATTCGTCGACGACGGTCACAACGACATCGACGCCCGAACCCTTTGGCACTATCAGGCCATTTGCGTTTCACCGAATCTACTTTCGACGACGGCGGGTGTGGGGACTTCTTACTTGACCGCGTTCAGAGACAAAGAAGGCGCCTATTTACTTGGTGACAAGAATTATCGACTGCGTGTGCCGGCCAATCCGCCTGTCAAACGCTTCTGGGCGGTGACTGCCTATGACCCAATCAGCCGCAGCCTGCTCGGTTCAGGAGGAAACATCAACGTCGGCAGCACGGGTAAGCCCGAAGTCAATGCCGATGGTTCGGTGGACATTTATTTCGGCCCAAAAATGCCTGAAGGCAAAAACAACTGGATCAAGACAGATCCAGACAAGGGATTCTTCGTGGTCTTCAGGTTCTATGGCCCAATGGAAGGCTACATCGAAAAGACATGGGTCCTCAACGACTTCGAGTTGCTGAAGTAA
- a CDS encoding DUF1214 domain-containing protein has translation MKKPKRITVALVAVIACTMLSRASAQTVQETYLGKLEFQGQTIIKKTAELLHRRILQQRATQLVTWAMPMMNFETLHPALLSNFKTSNGLDLSDTDIFFGLYDGYDGVYPYMTANVTTPYTIAMSDLSKTGPVVVDLPPGAIYGVVDNAWMQPIHEINGKPGKLLLVGPGQNYPKNFDGKIIQSDTFRVLYFYRALGTGEEAKKLRTAVKAYKLSDADNPPETKFVKYEPKSGGKVALNTQPRDMRFWELVNTYVQREPMADRDRFFYAWLKDLGIEKGKPFNPTAQQKEILQQGLDVGMAMSQAISFNKTREMFPTSLYGKDSGFEDAMAGMNPKIDMATYSQFNERASYGFEATTTSAGMVSRVAGQGSAYLGSYYDADDKALMGGNNYKLHVGPNPPAANFWSVTVYDIENRLIIRNEIERSDRSSRTEGLIKNDDGSVDIYFGPTAPEGKEVNWVQTNKGQSFFVYLRLYGPEQAYFDQSFPMTKIEQVK, from the coding sequence ATGAAAAAACCAAAACGAATCACCGTAGCTCTCGTTGCAGTAATAGCCTGCACCATGCTGTCGCGCGCTTCGGCTCAAACCGTTCAGGAAACCTATCTGGGTAAACTTGAATTTCAGGGCCAGACCATTATCAAAAAGACGGCGGAGCTATTGCATCGCCGGATTCTTCAGCAGCGGGCCACTCAACTGGTGACCTGGGCGATGCCGATGATGAATTTCGAAACGCTGCATCCGGCCCTGCTCAGCAATTTTAAGACCTCCAACGGGTTGGATCTGTCTGACACCGACATCTTCTTTGGCCTCTATGACGGTTACGACGGCGTCTATCCGTACATGACCGCGAACGTGACCACCCCTTACACGATCGCAATGTCGGACCTATCGAAGACCGGGCCTGTGGTCGTTGACCTGCCGCCCGGTGCGATCTACGGCGTGGTCGATAACGCTTGGATGCAGCCCATCCACGAGATCAATGGCAAGCCGGGAAAACTGTTGCTGGTTGGGCCGGGACAGAATTACCCCAAGAACTTCGATGGAAAAATCATCCAATCCGACACCTTCCGAGTGCTCTACTTCTACCGTGCGCTCGGCACCGGCGAGGAGGCCAAGAAACTCCGGACAGCCGTGAAGGCCTATAAATTGTCGGACGCCGACAATCCGCCAGAAACGAAGTTCGTCAAATATGAACCCAAATCGGGTGGCAAGGTCGCGTTGAACACCCAGCCACGCGACATGCGGTTCTGGGAACTGGTGAACACCTATGTTCAGCGTGAGCCGATGGCAGACCGCGACCGCTTCTTCTACGCCTGGCTCAAGGACCTCGGCATCGAAAAAGGGAAACCGTTCAACCCGACTGCTCAGCAAAAAGAGATTCTGCAGCAAGGTCTGGACGTTGGCATGGCCATGTCGCAAGCAATCTCCTTCAACAAAACCAGGGAGATGTTCCCAACATCACTCTATGGCAAGGATTCCGGTTTTGAAGACGCGATGGCCGGGATGAATCCGAAAATCGATATGGCGACCTACTCGCAGTTCAACGAGCGGGCATCCTACGGTTTTGAGGCGACCACCACGTCGGCCGGGATGGTCTCGCGAGTGGCAGGCCAAGGTTCAGCCTATCTGGGCAGTTACTACGATGCCGACGACAAAGCATTGATGGGTGGCAACAATTACAAGCTCCACGTCGGGCCCAATCCTCCGGCAGCCAACTTTTGGTCGGTTACCGTCTATGACATCGAGAACCGATTGATCATCCGCAACGAAATCGAACGGTCGGACCGTTCATCCCGCACCGAAGGTCTGATCAAGAACGATGACGGATCGGTGGATATTTACTTTGGACCGACCGCCCCCGAGGGCAAAGAAGTGAATTGGGTTCAGACCAACAAAGGCCAGTCCTTCTTCGTCTACCTGAGGCTCTATGGTCCAGAGCAAGCTTACTTCGACCAGTCTTTCCCAATGACCAAGATCGAGCAAGTGAAATAG